One genomic segment of bacterium includes these proteins:
- a CDS encoding LysM peptidoglycan-binding domain-containing protein, with protein MASPKKQLARSARTGAAILVFFTTVLACATKPVAPAEPVTQPELSAPVVLYTRYEVVRGDMLSSIAQNHGITLEALLAENPIDDPRKLEIGRVLRIPVADSQIQPSEFDDGFTPEVDRVVAESPASDSLESEPAASDSLESEPAASDSPTPKSPAEPGEITDLIDLAQRQRQDEDYAGALETLTLAEEAAVALPEDEDSRSTRAQIALTAAMVELGRGDDAGVVQRFSQVLTLLPYYAPAPGVFSPHALELLEQAREEVAYRR; from the coding sequence ATGGCGTCGCCCAAGAAACAGCTGGCTCGCTCGGCTCGAACCGGAGCCGCGATTCTGGTGTTCTTCACCACGGTGTTGGCGTGCGCCACGAAACCCGTGGCTCCGGCGGAACCGGTGACGCAGCCCGAACTCTCGGCTCCCGTCGTTCTCTACACGCGCTACGAGGTGGTTCGAGGAGACATGCTCTCGTCGATCGCGCAGAACCACGGCATCACCCTCGAAGCGCTGCTTGCGGAGAATCCAATCGACGACCCGCGCAAGCTCGAGATCGGCCGGGTGCTTCGTATTCCCGTTGCCGACTCCCAGATACAGCCTTCGGAGTTCGATGATGGTTTCACGCCTGAGGTCGACAGGGTGGTCGCCGAGTCTCCGGCGTCCGACTCTCTGGAATCCGAGCCTGCGGCCTCCGACTCTCTGGAATCGGAGCCTGCGGCCTCCGATTCGCCAACTCCCAAATCCCCGGCTGAGCCCGGAGAGATCACGGACCTCATCGACCTGGCTCAGAGGCAGCGCCAGGACGAGGACTACGCAGGGGCACTCGAGACGTTGACACTCGCAGAGGAAGCCGCGGTGGCGCTCCCCGAAGACGAGGACTCGCGGAGTACCCGAGCCCAGATCGCGCTGACGGCTGCCATGGTGGAACTCGGCCGTGGCGATGATGCCGGTGTCGTGCAGCGCTTCAGTCAAGTACTGACGCTGCTTCCGTACTACGCCCCGGCTCCCGGCGTCTTCTCCCCCCATGCCCTCGAGCTGCTCGAGCAGGCGCGGGAAGAGGTCGCATACCGACGTTGA
- a CDS encoding tetratricopeptide repeat protein yields the protein MNRLQLTSIFLTALACGSPDQATQAPEPTAEYVGAEACASCHPEETERWRGSHHDLAMQEARPGNVLGDFGDVAFEHRGERFRFYRQGEAFFVETAGPDGAVQDFEIAYTFGAEPLQQHLVRLPGGRLHALGVAWDSRPATAGGQRWFHLHPEEEIPPGDILHWTGPAGSWNAMCADCHSTNLEKGYRLEEDRFDTRWSELDVACEACHGRGGAHIAWANAGADAALADQGLEVTLGSERKWEFQEGARIASRIATSPVELHGRLSRNGELDVCAPCHSRRTRISQAEPGDAFLNHARPALLDEGLYHADGQILDEVYVWGSFVQSRMYAAGVTCSDCHDPHSLRIEEPDAVCAGCHRPGAFATSVHHHHEPATAGASCIACHMPTSTYMVVDDRRDHGFRVPRPDVSEKIGAPDPCTSCHADRSPGWASETIASWNGSSVNPGVHPGEVLHAGRRLLPGAAAALAALAKDPERSSILRASALRLLGSQLDAASLPSLHAGLRDPSPLVRLAAASAAESLPPQDRWLALESLLRDESRAVRIEAARALAPMRREITDPRAAKPFDAALDEYRQAQLLSAERPESHVNLGLLNDHLGERDAAQQAYETALRIGPWFLPGYVNLAEHHRTRGREDESERLLREAVGLFPDNADVHHALGLLLARRRALDEALVSLAHAAELAPENPRYAYAHGIALSSTGQLETALKVLAGAHERHPGNLDLLVALATLHRDAGHSDTARSYAAKLLALRPDDPNARALMRELE from the coding sequence GTGAACCGGCTCCAGCTCACCTCGATTTTCCTGACCGCGCTCGCTTGCGGTTCTCCTGACCAGGCCACTCAGGCTCCTGAACCCACCGCGGAGTACGTTGGCGCGGAGGCCTGCGCGAGCTGTCACCCGGAGGAAACGGAGCGCTGGCGCGGCTCCCATCACGATCTTGCCATGCAGGAAGCCCGGCCGGGGAATGTCCTCGGTGATTTTGGTGATGTGGCTTTCGAGCATCGCGGTGAGCGTTTCCGCTTCTACCGGCAAGGCGAGGCGTTCTTCGTCGAGACAGCAGGGCCCGACGGCGCGGTCCAGGACTTCGAAATCGCCTACACGTTTGGTGCTGAGCCACTTCAGCAACACCTGGTTCGACTCCCGGGCGGTCGGCTGCACGCGCTCGGTGTGGCATGGGATTCGCGACCCGCAACCGCTGGGGGGCAGCGCTGGTTCCACCTCCATCCGGAAGAGGAGATCCCACCGGGCGACATCCTGCATTGGACGGGTCCGGCGGGAAGCTGGAATGCCATGTGCGCCGATTGCCACTCGACGAACCTCGAGAAGGGCTACCGGCTCGAGGAGGATCGATTCGACACGCGGTGGTCCGAGCTCGATGTCGCTTGTGAAGCCTGTCATGGGCGAGGCGGGGCGCATATCGCGTGGGCCAACGCCGGTGCCGATGCCGCGTTGGCTGATCAAGGCCTCGAAGTCACCCTCGGAAGCGAGCGCAAGTGGGAGTTCCAGGAAGGCGCTCGAATCGCCAGCCGCATTGCGACGTCCCCAGTCGAACTCCATGGGAGGTTGAGTCGGAACGGGGAACTCGACGTTTGTGCCCCGTGTCACTCGCGTCGCACCCGGATTTCACAAGCCGAACCTGGCGACGCGTTCCTGAATCACGCCCGGCCCGCATTGTTGGATGAAGGCTTGTATCACGCCGACGGCCAGATCCTGGACGAAGTCTACGTCTGGGGTTCCTTCGTGCAGAGTCGCATGTATGCGGCAGGCGTGACCTGCAGTGATTGCCACGATCCCCACAGCCTCCGAATCGAGGAGCCCGACGCGGTCTGCGCGGGTTGCCATCGACCGGGAGCTTTCGCCACATCGGTGCACCATCACCACGAACCCGCCACGGCTGGGGCCAGTTGCATCGCCTGCCATATGCCAACGAGTACGTATATGGTCGTCGACGACCGACGCGATCATGGCTTTCGCGTGCCGCGGCCCGACGTGAGCGAGAAGATCGGGGCACCGGATCCGTGCACGAGTTGCCATGCGGATCGAAGCCCTGGCTGGGCGAGCGAGACGATCGCCAGCTGGAACGGAAGCTCCGTGAACCCGGGCGTCCATCCGGGCGAAGTACTGCACGCGGGCCGGCGCCTGTTGCCGGGTGCGGCGGCCGCCCTGGCCGCTCTCGCGAAGGATCCGGAACGATCCTCGATCCTGCGCGCTTCGGCCCTCCGCTTGCTCGGCTCCCAGCTCGATGCCGCCTCGCTGCCGAGCCTGCACGCCGGGCTGCGGGATCCATCGCCGCTCGTGCGATTGGCTGCAGCCAGCGCGGCAGAATCACTTCCACCCCAGGATCGTTGGCTTGCGCTCGAGAGCCTGTTGCGAGATGAATCGCGGGCAGTGCGAATCGAGGCGGCCCGCGCTCTCGCACCCATGCGACGGGAGATCACCGACCCGCGAGCTGCCAAGCCTTTTGACGCGGCACTCGATGAGTATCGGCAAGCGCAGTTGCTGAGTGCCGAGCGACCTGAGAGCCACGTGAACCTGGGCCTCCTGAACGATCACCTCGGTGAGCGCGATGCGGCCCAGCAAGCCTATGAGACGGCCTTGCGCATTGGACCCTGGTTCCTGCCCGGCTACGTCAACCTGGCGGAACACCATCGCACCCGCGGCCGTGAGGACGAGAGCGAACGACTCCTGCGGGAAGCCGTCGGCTTGTTTCCTGACAATGCCGACGTGCATCATGCCCTCGGCCTTCTGCTTGCACGCCGGAGAGCATTGGATGAGGCCCTCGTTTCACTGGCACACGCTGCCGAGTTGGCCCCCGAGAATCCCCGCTACGCCTACGCCCATGGCATCGCATTGAGTTCGACCGGCCAGTTGGAGACCGCACTGAAGGTTCTCGCGGGCGCTCACGAGCGACATCCGGGCAACCTGGACCTGCTGGTCGCTCTTGCCACTCTCCACCGGGATGCGGGCCATTCCGACACCGCACGCAGCTACGCGGCAAAGCTCCTCGCACTTCGACCCGATGACCCGAATGCCCGGGCGCTGATGCGCGAGCTGGAATAG
- a CDS encoding amidase: MAAWAYRSATELLAAMDRGELTSLELLDLLLARIERWNGELNAVVTLASDEARERAGEADAARARGESWGPLHGLPMTVKECIEVAGQPTTSGAPELSGHVPTEDADTIRRLKDAGAIIFGGTNLPLYAGDFQSYNDVYGTTNNPWNTERGPGGSSGGSAASLAAGFTPLELGSDIGGSIRNPAHFCGVYGHKPSYGIVSGRGHVPGPPGQRSRADLAVLGPLARAADDLALAMDVLSGPFKEDATAWRLELPAPRHQRLEDFRVGLLLDLPGHPVSSAVRGCIRAAADAVAAAGVTIDEAALPKIDFETSHELYTRLLYGVMGTGFPPNVIKDMEAAAANLAPDDNSPEALMIRGSVGPHRAWLSDNERREQLRVRWAEFFEAFDLLLCPISPTTAFPHDHSPIPTRMLRVDDEQISYMTQLFWAGLATVAYLPATIVPVGQAEDGLPVGMQLIGPYLEDRTPIEFARLAEAAIGGFVAPPGYGE, translated from the coding sequence ATGGCAGCATGGGCCTACCGATCCGCGACCGAACTGCTGGCGGCCATGGACCGCGGCGAACTGACCAGCCTGGAGCTTCTCGATCTGTTGCTTGCCCGGATCGAGCGCTGGAACGGCGAGCTGAACGCTGTCGTCACCCTGGCGTCGGACGAAGCGCGAGAGCGTGCTGGCGAGGCGGACGCGGCCCGAGCCCGCGGCGAGTCCTGGGGCCCCCTGCACGGCCTGCCGATGACCGTGAAGGAATGCATCGAGGTCGCGGGCCAACCGACGACCTCCGGTGCTCCCGAGCTTTCGGGCCACGTCCCGACCGAGGATGCCGACACCATTCGCCGGTTGAAGGACGCAGGGGCCATCATCTTCGGTGGAACCAATCTGCCGCTCTACGCTGGCGATTTCCAGAGCTACAACGACGTCTACGGGACGACGAACAACCCATGGAACACGGAGCGCGGCCCCGGAGGCTCGAGCGGGGGCTCGGCGGCCTCGCTGGCTGCGGGCTTCACACCCCTCGAGCTGGGCAGCGACATCGGTGGTTCGATTCGGAACCCGGCGCACTTCTGCGGTGTGTACGGCCACAAGCCCAGCTACGGAATCGTGTCCGGGCGCGGCCATGTCCCCGGCCCCCCGGGCCAACGGTCCCGGGCAGATCTCGCCGTGCTAGGCCCCCTTGCCCGCGCGGCCGACGATCTCGCCCTTGCCATGGACGTGCTGTCCGGCCCGTTCAAGGAGGATGCGACCGCCTGGCGCCTCGAACTGCCTGCCCCCCGCCATCAGCGTCTGGAGGATTTCCGCGTTGGGCTGCTCCTCGATCTTCCGGGCCACCCTGTATCCAGCGCCGTTCGCGGCTGCATCCGAGCCGCCGCCGATGCCGTCGCGGCGGCCGGAGTCACGATCGATGAAGCCGCACTTCCGAAAATCGACTTCGAGACGAGCCACGAGCTCTACACGCGGCTCCTCTACGGCGTAATGGGGACAGGTTTTCCACCCAACGTCATCAAGGACATGGAGGCCGCCGCGGCCAACCTGGCACCGGACGACAACAGCCCGGAGGCGCTCATGATCCGGGGGAGCGTCGGCCCTCACCGAGCCTGGCTATCGGACAACGAGCGCCGCGAGCAGCTTCGCGTTCGCTGGGCCGAGTTCTTCGAGGCCTTCGATCTCCTGTTGTGCCCGATCTCTCCCACGACCGCCTTTCCGCACGATCACAGCCCGATCCCGACGCGCATGCTGCGAGTCGACGACGAGCAGATCTCGTACATGACCCAGCTCTTCTGGGCGGGGCTCGCCACGGTGGCCTACCTGCCCGCCACAATCGTCCCCGTAGGCCAGGCGGAGGACGGTCTCCCCGTCGGAATGCAGTTGATCGGACCCTACCTGGAGGACCGCACACCGATCGAGTTCGCAAGGTTGGCGGAAGCGGCCATCGGCGGCTTCGTGGCGCCCCCCGGCTACGGGGAGTAG
- a CDS encoding wax ester/triacylglycerol synthase family O-acyltransferase, which translates to MQQLSGMDASFLNFETANAPNHIGSFTIYDQSTAPGGRVTFKQILANVESRLHLARCFRQKLVYAPMNLDHPYWLEDPEFDLEFHVRHIALPHPGDWRQLCIQVARIHSRPMDLSRPLWEMYVIEGLDNVEGMPPGSFAVMTKIHHAAIDGVSGAELAGAIHDTSPNAEPAPPDEEWIPEREPTYLEMAARTTLNNIRSPFNFVRVAGQTIPGVANFFRGSPEDEMDEIKDVPRTRFNGTISSHRVVEGRNFSLQDIRDIRKRIPGATVNDVILTVCGGALRKYLEFHRELPDEPLVAMAPISVRSDDEAGSAGNRISAMSVTLYTDEGDPLERLRKMQRGTKASKKTAEAIGAQTMTDVAQFLPGTLVGLAARLYTRLGLANSVKPFCNTVVTNVPGPQIPLYFTGAKMCALYGMGPVLDGMGIIHPVFSCSGRISISVTACRKMLPDPGFYAECLQASFDELLEQALEPAP; encoded by the coding sequence ATGCAGCAGCTCTCAGGGATGGATGCTTCGTTTCTCAACTTCGAGACCGCCAACGCGCCCAACCACATCGGCTCCTTCACGATCTACGACCAATCGACGGCGCCGGGCGGCCGCGTCACCTTCAAGCAGATCCTCGCGAACGTCGAGAGTCGACTGCATCTGGCGCGCTGCTTCCGTCAGAAGCTCGTCTACGCACCGATGAATCTCGACCATCCCTACTGGCTGGAGGACCCGGAATTCGATCTCGAATTCCACGTGCGTCATATCGCACTTCCCCACCCGGGCGATTGGCGACAGCTCTGCATCCAGGTGGCGCGGATCCACTCGCGGCCCATGGATCTCTCCCGCCCGCTCTGGGAAATGTATGTGATCGAAGGCCTCGACAACGTCGAAGGCATGCCTCCTGGAAGCTTCGCGGTGATGACGAAGATCCACCACGCAGCGATCGACGGCGTCTCCGGCGCTGAGCTTGCCGGGGCCATTCACGATACGTCTCCGAATGCCGAGCCCGCGCCGCCGGACGAAGAGTGGATACCGGAGCGCGAGCCCACCTACCTGGAAATGGCGGCTCGCACCACGCTCAACAACATCCGTAGCCCTTTCAACTTCGTCCGTGTTGCCGGCCAGACCATCCCGGGCGTGGCGAACTTCTTCCGCGGCTCACCCGAAGACGAGATGGATGAGATCAAGGATGTTCCGCGCACCCGTTTCAACGGCACCATCTCCAGCCATCGGGTCGTCGAAGGCCGGAACTTCTCTCTGCAGGATATTCGTGACATCCGCAAGCGAATTCCAGGCGCCACCGTCAACGACGTGATCCTCACCGTCTGTGGCGGTGCGCTTCGAAAGTACCTGGAATTCCATCGTGAGCTTCCGGACGAACCCCTGGTCGCGATGGCACCGATCTCCGTCCGCTCCGATGACGAGGCCGGGAGCGCAGGCAATCGGATCTCGGCCATGTCAGTGACCCTCTACACCGACGAGGGCGACCCGCTCGAGCGTCTGCGCAAGATGCAGCGCGGCACGAAGGCTTCCAAGAAGACGGCAGAGGCGATCGGTGCCCAGACCATGACCGATGTGGCGCAATTCCTGCCCGGCACGCTGGTCGGATTGGCAGCGCGGCTGTACACGCGCCTCGGCCTTGCCAATTCCGTCAAGCCCTTCTGCAATACCGTCGTCACGAATGTGCCGGGCCCGCAGATCCCGCTCTACTTCACCGGGGCGAAGATGTGCGCCCTCTACGGAATGGGGCCGGTGCTGGACGGCATGGGCATCATCCACCCGGTCTTCAGTTGTTCGGGTCGCATCAGCATCTCGGTCACCGCATGCCGCAAGATGCTCCCCGATCCCGGCTTCTACGCCGAGTGCCTCCAGGCGTCCTTCGACGAGCTATTGGAGCAGGCGCTCGAGCCCGCTCCCTAG
- a CDS encoding glutathione peroxidase encodes MASMYELKANAISGEEIALSQFEGQLSLVVNVASQUGLTGQYAGLRTLHQNTDGLTVMGFPCNQFGAQEPGTNEEILEFARSKYEIDFPMFAKIDVNGESASDLYRFLKAGNPDEEGKEEIAWNFTKFLVGKDGQVIARYGPTTTPEDIGAGLAEHL; translated from the coding sequence ATGGCCAGCATGTACGAATTGAAGGCGAACGCCATCTCCGGTGAAGAGATCGCTCTCTCCCAGTTCGAAGGGCAGCTCAGCCTGGTCGTCAACGTCGCCAGCCAGTGAGGCCTGACTGGCCAGTACGCAGGTCTGCGTACCCTCCATCAGAACACCGACGGTCTCACGGTCATGGGCTTCCCCTGCAACCAGTTTGGAGCCCAGGAGCCCGGCACGAACGAAGAGATCCTCGAGTTCGCGCGCTCCAAGTACGAGATCGATTTCCCGATGTTCGCCAAGATCGATGTGAACGGGGAGTCGGCCTCCGACCTCTACCGATTCCTCAAGGCTGGCAATCCGGATGAGGAAGGCAAGGAGGAGATCGCTTGGAACTTCACGAAGTTCCTGGTCGGAAAGGACGGGCAAGTGATCGCCCGCTACGGGCCGACGACGACGCCCGAAGACATCGGGGCGGGGCTGGCCGAGCACCTCTGA